In a genomic window of Diabrotica undecimpunctata isolate CICGRU chromosome 2, icDiaUnde3, whole genome shotgun sequence:
- the LOC140434199 gene encoding zinc transporter ZIP3-like — protein sequence MNLLTTKIFVAVLFFFVRFFFSILPVKLYNFLKKWEDEDDSSGQFVNQKRHRQVTLAIAFCQSFGGGVLFATCFLHMMLEVYKSMEELKTVGDLNTEYPLSQLAICVGFFFVYFLEEISHWAITRIPDKGCEASKKINNFTRSAVKPINESVRNSPVKAFVIEEQYEKELNKEDNESKPVDEDENSIRKLKQGLSIDEDHENIVYDSLSLNSEVTRQNEKNAQLSKEYDKENYDETAEEKMEEEIKSKQQIMRGVLTVVALSFHAVFEGLAIGLQKATGDIWYLFIAVCIHSATILFCISLEMVIAKVNFKAICMHSIGLAISNPLGVVLGIIVTYTSDTETKAKSTAIVALEGLSAGTILYITFFEVLNREKERRVYRITRAICILGGFGLMAVLQWYR from the exons ATGAACTTGTTAACAACAAAAATATTCGTAGCAGTGCTGTTTTTCTTTGTTCggtttttcttttctattttaccggtgaaattatataattttctgaAAAAGTGGGAAGACGAGGATGATTCTTCGGGACAGTTTGTCAATCAGAAAAGACATCGTCAAGTGACACTAGCAATTGCTTTTTGCCAGTCCTTCGGAGGAGGAGTTTTATTTGCGACTTGTTTTTTGCATATGATGCTGGAG gtgTATAAGTCTATGGAGGAGCTGAAGACCGTCGGAGATCTGAACACGGAATATCCACTTTCACAGCTAGCGATTTGTGtaggatttttctttgtttatttccttGAAGAAATCTCACATTGGGCCATAACAAGAATCCCAGACAAAGGATGTGAAGCTTCGAAGAAAATCAATAATTTTACTAGATCTGCAGTAAAACCAATCAATGAATCTGTTAGAAACTCTCCAGTTAAAGCTTTTGTTATAGAAGAGCAGTATGAAAAAGAACTAAATAAAGAAGATAATGAAAGTAAACCTGTGGACGAAGATGAAAATAGTATAAGGAAGCTAAAACAAGGCTTAAGTATTGACGAAGACCACGAGAATATAGTATACGACTCCTTGAGTTTAAATTCGGAGGTAACACGACAAAATGAAAAGAACGCACAGCTTAGTAAAGAATATGACAAAGAAAATTATGACGAAACAGCggaagaaaaaatggaagaagaaATCAAATCTAAACAGCAGATCATGCGTGGTGTACTCACTGTAGTAGCGTTATCGTTTCACGCAGTATTCGAAGGTTTAGCCATAGGTCTTCAGAAAGCTACTGGTGACATATGGTACCTCTTCATAGCAGTTTGCATCCATTCAGCTACCATATTATTTTGCATAAGCTTAGAAATGGTTATAGCTAAAGTTAACTTCAAAGCAATATGCATGCATTCAATAGGTTTAGCGATTTCTAATCCATTAGGGGTAGTTCTCGGAATCATTGTGACTTATACGAGTGACACGGAGACAAAGGCTAAATCAACAGCAATAGTAGCTTTGGAAGGACTGTCAGCAGGCACAATTTTATACATTACGTTTTTCGAAGTGCTGAATCGGGAAAAAGAAAGAAGGGTTTATAGAATCACAAGAGCTATTTGCATTCTTGGGGGTTTTGGACTTATGGCTGTTTTACAATGGTATCGTTAG